In the uncultured Methanobacterium sp. genome, one interval contains:
- the acsC gene encoding acetyl-CoA decarbonylase/synthase complex subunit gamma, whose protein sequence is MQVTAMDIYRLLPQTNCEDCDEAACGEASCMAFATKLSEKEAQLELCTELTEEGFSKLEALLAPAVREITIGTGDKTITIGGDEVLYRYELTYYNPTSLVIDISDNLSDAEFAERVKTIEETEFERIGEMLTLDAIALRNASGDAGKFAEAALKLKTAKLPIILCSFDPAAMKAALDKVGDERPLIYAINEANLEEMSDLALEYNCPVAIFSPNDLEKMKQISRTIREKGVEDIVLDPGTFVEDGIGDSLDNFVMIRRLAIEERDEDFRFPLLGIPALTWLYEKDEIQGGIREATIAATLMNKYADILIFHGTNIWELIPVLTLRQGIYTDPRKPQAVDAGLYEFGELDKNSPVLMTTNFALTFYTVEGDIKGKTNAYLLVLDTEGRAVDVSLAGGQLNAKAVADLIKETGIEDKVDTRTLIIPGLSAPVSGEIEDESGWEVLVGPRDSSGVPDFLDKLKEKV, encoded by the coding sequence ATGCAAGTCACTGCAATGGATATATACCGATTGCTTCCACAGACTAACTGTGAAGACTGTGATGAAGCTGCCTGTGGAGAGGCCTCCTGCATGGCCTTCGCCACCAAACTCTCAGAAAAGGAAGCACAACTGGAACTGTGCACGGAACTCACTGAAGAAGGATTTTCCAAACTGGAAGCCCTGCTGGCTCCAGCTGTACGTGAGATAACCATCGGAACCGGCGATAAAACCATCACCATCGGTGGAGACGAGGTACTGTACCGTTACGAGTTAACTTACTACAACCCCACTTCCCTGGTTATTGACATATCTGATAACCTGAGTGATGCAGAATTCGCTGAACGGGTTAAAACCATAGAAGAAACCGAGTTTGAAAGGATCGGTGAAATGCTCACCCTCGATGCCATCGCTCTTAGAAACGCATCTGGAGATGCTGGAAAATTTGCAGAAGCTGCTTTGAAATTAAAGACAGCTAAACTGCCTATCATACTATGTTCATTTGACCCTGCGGCTATGAAAGCAGCTCTGGATAAAGTTGGGGATGAAAGACCACTAATATATGCAATCAATGAAGCTAATCTGGAAGAAATGTCCGACCTGGCTCTAGAATACAACTGCCCTGTAGCCATATTCTCCCCAAATGATTTGGAGAAAATGAAACAGATCAGCCGAACCATCAGGGAAAAAGGAGTAGAAGATATTGTCCTGGACCCTGGAACATTTGTAGAAGATGGTATTGGAGACAGTTTGGATAACTTCGTTATGATTCGTCGCCTGGCAATTGAAGAACGTGATGAAGACTTCCGCTTCCCATTATTGGGAATTCCTGCCCTCACCTGGCTATATGAAAAAGATGAAATACAGGGAGGTATCAGGGAGGCCACCATCGCTGCCACCCTCATGAATAAATACGCGGATATCCTGATATTCCATGGAACCAACATCTGGGAATTAATACCAGTCCTTACCCTGAGACAGGGAATATACACAGACCCCAGAAAGCCACAGGCAGTGGATGCTGGTCTCTATGAATTCGGTGAACTGGATAAAAATTCACCAGTGCTCATGACCACCAACTTCGCCCTCACCTTCTACACCGTGGAAGGAGATATTAAAGGCAAAACCAATGCTTACTTGTTGGTACTGGACACTGAAGGTCGAGCTGTGGATGTTTCCCTGGCAGGAGGCCAGTTAAATGCAAAAGCAGTAGCTGATCTCATTAAGGAAACCGGTATTGAAGATAAGGTTGATACCCGCACACTCATCATACCAGGATTATCCGCCCCTGTGAGTGGAGAAATCGAGGATGAAAGTGGATGGGAAGTTCTGGTTGGTCCACGAGACTCATCAGGAGTGCCAGATTTCTTGGATAAACTTAAGGAGAAAGTTTAG
- a CDS encoding 4Fe-4S dicluster domain-containing protein — MKTLMVIDPHRCSECQDCINACKKTHGVARTKKTSTVPVFCLQCHPDKAPCARICPTGAIREEDGTLLVDEESCIMCRLCMIACPVGMLVIDDEKKAVQKCTLCLDAEDQILPACVEACKDNVLKIFSVEDLEELKKDLSYTEVLNEAMKAYQNKL; from the coding sequence ATGAAGACCCTGATGGTAATTGATCCACACCGTTGCAGTGAATGCCAGGATTGCATCAATGCATGTAAAAAAACTCATGGAGTGGCTAGAACCAAAAAAACCAGTACAGTACCAGTATTCTGTCTGCAATGTCACCCTGATAAAGCTCCCTGTGCCCGAATATGTCCCACTGGTGCCATCCGGGAAGAAGATGGAACTTTACTGGTGGATGAGGAATCCTGTATCATGTGTCGTTTGTGTATGATAGCATGTCCAGTGGGTATGCTGGTTATAGATGATGAGAAAAAGGCAGTGCAGAAATGCACACTATGTCTGGATGCAGAAGACCAGATACTACCTGCATGTGTAGAGGCCTGCAAAGATAACGTTCTGAAGATTTTCTCTGTAGAAGATCTGGAGGAGCTCAAAAAAGACCTTTCATACACAGAAGTACTCAACGAAGCCATGAAAGCCTACCAGAATAAACTTTAG